From the genome of Alicyclobacillus sp. SO9:
TAGCAGACAAGCTGTATGCAACCGCAACTGAAAAAGGCTATTCGGATAAAGCTTGAAGGACTTCCTCAGTGGTGCGAATCCGGCCCATTCGAGGGAACGTGTATTTCAACGGGTGCTCATGTTGCGGCTTCGATAAGGCTGTCATCGCGTCCTCAACGAAAATCTGGTTGTAACCGTGCTGGTATGCTTCCCGTGCCGTAGTCTCAACACCAATGTCCGTTGCAATCCCGCACAGAATAATGGTATCAATGCCCCGCCGACGAAGCTGCAAGTCGAGATCAGTACCGTAGAAAGCGCCCCACTGGTGCTTTGTGACACAGTGGTCAGTCGGTGCCGGACCCAGTTCCGAAACAATTTTACTCCAATCTTCCGGCCGCTTCGCAGTAGAAGGCGAAGTCTCAGCGTCTGTCACTGGGTGAAGCATGTCTTTACCATCCTTCGTATCGACATTTACTAGTGTCACAAAGAGACCGGCATTGCGACTGCTGTCTACTAATCTTTGCACCTGGGTGAGTACTTGAGTCGCTGAGTAGGGTTCACAAGGCAAGCCGACAATTCCGTTTTGCATATCAATCACGACCAGAGCAGTCTGGTTTACATCGAAGTTCAATTCCTTCACTTTCAAATCCACCTTTTCTGTTGATTGTGTTTGATGATCAATACTGGCATCTGATGATCAAAATTTAGTGTAACGAAATAAAAAACTTACGTCAACGTTAGATTTGTTCTTACTGTTGTTTCAGGCTCAGTCCAATTCGTCCCTTATTGACATCCACGTCAATCACGCGAACTCTCAACGTGTCTCCGACCGCAACAATCTCCATCGGGTGCTTTACATATCGGTCTGCCATCTGTGAAATATGTACTAGTCCATCGTTTTTTACTCCAATGTCCACAAAGGCTCCAAAATCCACCACATTTCGTACTGTACCCATCAATTCCATACCTGGTTTCAAGTCTTCTATCTTCAACACATCTTTACGCAAAACAGGAGAAGCAGCATCCTCCCTTGGATCTCGCCCCGGCTTTTCGAGAGCCGCCAGGATATCCCGCATGGTAGGCTCACCGACTCCCAGTCGCGCAGACAAGTCTTCGAGTGGAATCGACTTCAACTGCTCTAAGGCCTGCCTCCTTTGCTCCGGGTGAGAAAACAAACTCTCAAGGTTCATACTACTTAACAACTGCTTCGCAATTGAATAGGATTCCGGATGAATCGGAGTTGCATCCAGCGGCTCAATTCCGTTGTGAATTCTCAGAAAACCTGCGCTCTGCTCCAATGTTCTCTCGCCCAGCCGCGCAACCTGTTTCAGAGACTGACGTGAAGGGAATGCACCATTCTCTTCCCTATATTTGACGATATTGCGTGCTACCGTCTGATTTAACCCGGCAACATACGACAACAGACTGGGTGAAGCTGTATTGACATCAACGCCAACCTGATTTACCACAGACTCCACAACGGCGCCCAAATGATAGTCCAGTTTCTTGCTTGCTATATCGTGCTGATATTGGCCGACACCAATTGATTTCGGGTCAATCTTCACAAGTTCTGCCAGCGGGTCTTGCAGCCTGCGGGCAATGGAAATTGCACTGCGCTCCGATACATCCAGCTTTGGAAACTCTGTCCCGGCCAACTTCGACGCTGAATACACACTCGCACCAGCCTCAGACACCATCACGTATGCAATATTGTGACTTCCATCTTGGTACTCCTTCAGACATTCTGCTATAAACGCTTCAGTCTCGCGTGAGGCTGTTCCGTTGCCAATAGCAATCAGCGAAATGCTGTAGTCTGCCAGCATCTTTAGTACGGTATGCTTGGATTCTGCGATTCGATTTTGCGGCGGTGTCGGATAAATCACCTGCGTTTGAAGTAACTTTCCCGTTGCGTCTACGACTGCCAACTTGCATCCAGTCCGATACGCAGGGTCTACCCCAAGCACTCGACCGTAAA
Proteins encoded in this window:
- a CDS encoding Tex family protein, translated to MALEESKAETTEVRNTSIPEPDFAAVVAGELGLETPRVRQALQLLNDGNTIPFIARYRKEMTKELDENQLRDIEEKYHGIEALYVRKTDVLRLLYEHGAMDDENMAAKLTRSVTNASTLTEVEDIYRPYRPKRQTRAAKAKARGLEPLLTWLKSASNMMRSKDEARTYAEQFVTQEVESSETALEGAADIFAEQVADDAATRKWLRNESMKQGRLRSVATDAKANSVYEMYYDFSEPLQHVMPHRVLAINRGEREDYLKVSVDVQESIVMDYFTARHIKPLLQGANLTRVLRQDNVASLLKEAVIDAYKRLLAPAIAREIRSELTERAEHHALFIFAENLRNLLLQPPLYGRVLGVDPAYRTGCKLAVVDATGKLLQTQVIYPTPPQNRIAESKHTVLKMLADYSISLIAIGNGTASRETEAFIAECLKEYQDGSHNIAYVMVSEAGASVYSASKLAGTEFPKLDVSERSAISIARRLQDPLAELVKIDPKSIGVGQYQHDIASKKLDYHLGAVVESVVNQVGVDVNTASPSLLSYVAGLNQTVARNIVKYREENGAFPSRQSLKQVARLGERTLEQSAGFLRIHNGIEPLDATPIHPESYSIAKQLLSSMNLESLFSHPEQRRQALEQLKSIPLEDLSARLGVGEPTMRDILAALEKPGRDPREDAASPVLRKDVLKIEDLKPGMELMGTVRNVVDFGAFVDIGVKNDGLVHISQMADRYVKHPMEIVAVGDTLRVRVIDVDVNKGRIGLSLKQQ
- a CDS encoding hydrolase, producing the protein MKELNFDVNQTALVVIDMQNGIVGLPCEPYSATQVLTQVQRLVDSSRNAGLFVTLVNVDTKDGKDMLHPVTDAETSPSTAKRPEDWSKIVSELGPAPTDHCVTKHQWGAFYGTDLDLQLRRRGIDTIILCGIATDIGVETTAREAYQHGYNQIFVEDAMTALSKPQHEHPLKYTFPRMGRIRTTEEVLQALSE